In Burkholderia gladioli, a genomic segment contains:
- a CDS encoding alpha/beta fold hydrolase, whose protein sequence is MFRPASRCLASRFLAALLATSACFAGPVAHADPVSYHYASVDGLRLFYREAGDRAKPTLLLLHGFPSSSHEFRDLMPLLAGQFHVIAPDYPGMGYSEAPPAERFAPSFDKVTSVIEHFVASLGEPHLIVYMTDFGGPVGMRLALHHPDWIDGLVFQNAVISEDGVDPARRRRDAAITGEATEAKRALAESHVSLATALLLYRHGAREPDALNPDAWTNDAAALANPDSRRIMTDLQLDIPNNVAAFPAWQAWLREHQPRTLVVWGRNDPIFVPAGAEAIRREVPDAAIHYYDTGHFALEEDHDDIARQIGGFFAPVHVRGRIESVEGATVTVRTREGATQVLKLDARTRLAAVKPYDRARIEPGSYVGAAAVPSGAGLGALEVMVYREERRGTGEGHYAWDLAPGSSMTGATVTAVTAEPGGRDLDLRYGSETLRVHVPDSAPVVTYAPAGREDLVPGAYLFAVAAPGDHGQWRAGAISVEKDGVKPPL, encoded by the coding sequence ATGTTTCGCCCCGCTTCACGCTGTCTTGCCTCACGCTTTCTCGCCGCCCTGCTGGCCACCTCGGCCTGCTTCGCCGGCCCCGTCGCGCATGCCGATCCCGTCTCGTATCACTACGCCAGCGTCGACGGGCTGCGCCTGTTCTATCGCGAGGCCGGCGATCGCGCCAAGCCGACCTTGCTGCTGCTGCACGGCTTCCCGAGTTCGTCGCACGAGTTCCGCGACCTGATGCCCCTGCTCGCCGGGCAATTCCACGTGATCGCGCCCGACTACCCCGGCATGGGCTACAGCGAGGCACCGCCCGCCGAGCGCTTCGCGCCGAGCTTCGACAAGGTGACGAGCGTGATCGAGCACTTCGTCGCGAGCCTGGGCGAGCCGCACCTGATCGTCTACATGACCGATTTCGGCGGCCCGGTGGGCATGCGCCTGGCCCTGCATCATCCGGACTGGATCGACGGGCTGGTGTTCCAGAACGCGGTGATCTCGGAGGACGGGGTCGATCCCGCCCGGCGCCGGCGCGACGCCGCGATCACGGGCGAGGCCACGGAGGCCAAGCGCGCGCTGGCGGAAAGCCATGTCTCGCTGGCCACCGCCCTGCTGCTCTATCGCCACGGCGCGCGCGAGCCCGATGCGCTGAACCCCGATGCCTGGACCAACGACGCGGCCGCGCTCGCCAACCCCGACAGCCGCCGCATCATGACCGACCTGCAACTCGACATCCCGAACAACGTGGCCGCGTTCCCGGCCTGGCAGGCCTGGCTGCGCGAGCACCAGCCGCGCACCCTGGTGGTGTGGGGCAGGAACGATCCGATCTTCGTGCCGGCCGGCGCCGAGGCGATCCGGCGCGAGGTGCCCGACGCGGCGATCCACTACTACGACACGGGGCACTTCGCGCTGGAGGAGGATCACGACGATATCGCCAGGCAGATCGGCGGCTTCTTCGCGCCGGTTCACGTGCGCGGCCGGATCGAGTCGGTGGAGGGAGCGACGGTGACGGTGCGCACCCGCGAAGGCGCGACGCAGGTCCTCAAGCTCGATGCGCGCACGCGGCTGGCCGCCGTCAAGCCCTATGACCGCGCCCGGATCGAGCCCGGCAGCTATGTCGGCGCGGCCGCCGTGCCGAGCGGCGCCGGACTCGGCGCGCTGGAGGTGATGGTCTATCGCGAGGAGCGGCGCGGCACCGGGGAAGGCCATTACGCCTGGGATCTCGCGCCCGGCAGCAGCATGACGGGCGCCACCGTGACGGCGGTCACGGCCGAGCCCGGCGGCCGCGACCTGGACCTGCGCTACGGCAGCGAGACGCTGCGCGTGCATGTGCCCGATTCGGCGCCGGTGGTGACCTACGCGCCGGCCGGGCGGGAGGATCTGGTGCCGGGCGCCTACCTGTTCGCGGTCGCGGCGCCCGGCGATCACGGGCAGTGGCGAGCCGGCGCGATCTCGGTGGAGAAGGACGGCGTCAAGCCGCCGCTGTGA
- a CDS encoding LysR family transcriptional regulator, which produces MRFNKLDLNQLVVLDALLDARSVTQAAQRLFLSQSATSCALARLREYFDDELLVPVGKTLVPTSRAENLRQPVREVLRQIQSITHDAPCFDPVSSDRTLVIEASDYVISVFLGEVLRRASIEAPNMRFRVRTAATLGLVHLENGEIDLLITPDFRAGAAYPSELLFEDGWSCLVWDGNQQVGRRLTLERYLELGHVIMEWAGGAIVTLDSRAVLDLGYRRRAEVTAETFQVVPHLLHGTQRVATLQTRLATLLQRASPSLRVLRCPFAIPKLAEVVQYNRFQEHDPALMWFRRLMREVAHDAAFASFASASHEPAAPAPAPKRKAARRAA; this is translated from the coding sequence ATGCGTTTCAACAAGCTCGACCTGAACCAGTTGGTGGTCCTCGATGCGCTGCTCGACGCGCGCAGCGTGACCCAGGCGGCCCAGCGGCTGTTCCTCAGCCAGTCGGCGACCAGTTGCGCGCTGGCCCGGCTGCGCGAGTATTTCGACGACGAGCTGCTGGTGCCGGTGGGCAAGACCCTGGTGCCGACCTCGCGCGCCGAGAACCTGCGCCAGCCGGTGCGCGAGGTGCTCCGGCAGATCCAGTCGATCACCCACGACGCGCCCTGCTTCGATCCGGTCAGCTCGGACCGCACCCTGGTGATCGAGGCTTCCGATTACGTGATCAGCGTGTTCCTCGGCGAGGTGCTGCGGCGCGCCTCGATCGAGGCGCCGAACATGCGCTTCCGGGTGCGTACCGCCGCCACGCTTGGCCTGGTCCATCTCGAGAACGGCGAGATCGACCTGCTGATCACGCCGGATTTCCGCGCCGGCGCGGCCTATCCCTCGGAGCTGCTGTTCGAGGACGGCTGGTCCTGCCTGGTGTGGGACGGCAACCAGCAGGTGGGGCGCCGCCTGACGCTGGAGCGCTACCTGGAGCTGGGGCACGTGATCATGGAGTGGGCCGGCGGCGCGATCGTCACGCTGGACAGCCGCGCCGTGCTCGATCTGGGTTACCGGCGCCGTGCCGAGGTGACGGCCGAAACCTTCCAGGTGGTGCCGCACCTGTTGCACGGCACGCAGCGCGTGGCGACGCTGCAGACGCGGCTGGCCACCCTGCTGCAGCGCGCCTCGCCCTCGCTGCGCGTGCTGCGCTGCCCGTTCGCGATCCCGAAGCTGGCCGAGGTGGTGCAGTACAACCGCTTCCAGGAGCACGACCCGGCGCTGATGTGGTTCCGTCGCCTGATGCGCGAGGTCGCGCACGATGCGGCCTTCGCGTCCTTCGCCTCGGCGAGCCACGAGCCGGCCGCGCCCGCGCCCGCGCCAAAAAGAAAGGCGGCCCGTCGGGCCGCCTGA